The region AATCCTACTGCCTCTTTTTGTCTACCAAAATACCTGCTTGCAACTGCTCACTTATCACCTGGTCATACCAAGATCTGTTCCCCCACTGCCACCTGTGTATGATTAGGTCTTTCCTGGGCCATTAAGAGGTTTGACATCCAAGGCAGGAAGTTCAAAATTTGAGAAAACagggtgtttggtttgttttggtttgttgtggggttttttggtttgttgtggtttttttttttttttttgttttgttttgttttgttttaaatggtgTTCAGTGTTTTTTCCAGTCTGCAAATCAATGCTTGATGGTTAAGTAGGATTAAAATGGAGTATTTCCTTGGGTTTACAACTGTATTGCAGAGTATTACAGGCCACAAAATGACAATGGGAGCCTGGGAGAACTAAAATCCCACATTAGGTTGTAAGTTGAGTTTCATGGAGTGGTTAAATGGAATTGTCCTTTTGccatatattattttataactGCCCACTGTGGAATTTTAAGTAATCAAATGGTTCTGGGCACTGTTAGAATAAAATTATTGAATAAAAGTGGTGATTTCATCTGTGTTGAAAGTTCTTGTGATTTCTTCAAGCTTCTACACTTGTCTTATGCCTTGGTCATCTTTTCCATTCCCCTATGCAAGATGCAAAGCTATTTGGTCATTTTCTGCTCCCTTCAGGGCTGGAGGAAGTTGTTTTCTACCTGATTCCCTCATTGCTTCTCCTCCTGCTAGTGTATTTGTACCTTAGAGGTCTGACTCATCTAATTCTTCTGCAAAGTGCCTACAGCATCTTATAAAAAGCTAGACTGGTTTGAAGGATTAGAATTGAAGTAGCCAAGAACAGAAGCCAATGATGCGTGACCACTAGCTCTGAAATATCACAGTGCTGCAGCATATAAATACTACAGAAAAGTAGCTATGAGAGGGCCAGTAGGAATTAATGCCACTCATCCCCTGTCGTAAGGCAAGATTCATTTCAGCTGAACCATTCTGACATACATTGTTAGTACTACCAACTTGTAGTTTCAACACAGGTGTTCATTGTTGGCTTCAGATCTTCATGTAAAATTGTAAATATGCAGCTGTTTCATTTATGCTTAGATTGCTGTTACTTTAAATCTTACAGCAGAATGAGGCATCACATTTTATCCATAAATGTGTAGTTAGGAAGCATTTTAATGGACTGATGTAAGCCACATTTAAAGAGGCAAATTTTATTGATTGTTAATAAATACAGAGCCACAGTAAGTAAAGAGGTTGAGGAAGATTGAGACTTGCCTATTTACTGGGGTTGCATCCTGGCTGAAAATATCTGAGGTGTCTTAGAGTGATGATGCATTTAACTGCATATGTTTTAACCAACATAGGTATGTGGAAGGAGGTGAGAGTAGTTTATTCCTTTCCTAGAAATCCGTGGGACAGCTCAAACCTCACTGTAGCATGTCCCTGTTGCTGAAGTATAAATTGCAGTCTGTATTTTTAAGGTTCTAGTCTTGTTAAAAAGACACATACAGAACAATTcgacaaaaaaaaagttctcttGCTCTACTAGTTTACCAAGATGAGCTGGAGAACAATGGTACTGTAGAACTGGAGGGATGCTTGTACACTCACTCAAACAACAGTTTGCTgttcatatatttaaaagaaggtTTGGATCAAAGCTGTCTAATCACTCATAAGAAATGTCAGCAGACAGTATTACTGTATTCTAAATAGGGCATAGTGGGATAGTGTCCTAAATTCAGGGTTATGTTGTAGTGAAAGCAGGTATTCTTTCTGGTTTACCTGAAGAACAATTTTAAATACAGTCACTACTCAGCTGCTAAGACATACTATGTAAAATTCATCTGCTAGATAGGCATGTAGTatcaatttttttaatctgtgtatctttccctttcccattTAGGCTGATGCACCTAACCCTGGGCTTATTCCAGATGCAGATGCAGTAGGTGTAACAGTTGTGCTAATTACATGCACCTATCGAGGTCAAGAATTTATTAGAGTCGGCTACTATGTAAACAATGAATATACTGAAACAGAACTGAGAGAGAATCCACCAGTAAAGCCAGATTTTTCTAAGGTAAGGCACATTTTGTTCTAGTCATATGTCAAAGGTTTGCTTACAGAAAGAGGTTTTTAAGTAACAAAGCCAAAGCCTAAGTCATTCCCTGAAGTGCATGGAATGAGGCATCAAATAATGGAAAAGACGTGAGGGGACAAACTTACAGGTACCGTGTAGTTACCATAAATTTGGAGAACATTGAGAAACCTGCAACAGTTTCCACCAGCTTGAAGCCTTAGCTGGACTTATATTATTTTACACTGACTGTGTGCAGTAAACTGTTGGGTTCTCTCTACCAGCACCACTATTGACAAAGTGGTTCTGTCCTTGAGAAACACAAAATGATGAGTTTTCTAGGACAGTCAACCTGGAACTAAGTTTTAATTTAACACAGTTGTTATCCAGCTGTTCTAGTGttagagctgcagtttctgcaaATTTGTAACAAACTGAAAAGTTACATATAAAACAGGAGAAGATGGGTAACCTGGTAAGAGCAGCTCAAATTATTACCTGATCAGTAGACAACTTGACCAAGGAAATATACagattaagtttaaaaaaatatgtatatccTTCATAGTAAAAATTAAGCCAGGACTAGAATTAAAAACTATGTgaaattgaattatttgaaaGCTAATGCCTTGAAGAGAAGGATCAAACATCAAAAAACTAGTCAAAATCCTGTGAAGTACTCTACCCAGGCAGACTGTGTACAAACCAACAAGGTTATACACAGCATCCAGGCTTGTTTTCATGGAAGATTTTGTGGAGTTGGGTTTTTCTCTTTATGAAAGCTGATGTACATGTGTACATGTTCATGTTCCAAAGTTGTGTGATGGTGAAAATTTTGTTATTTGTCAAGTTTGCATGCTTTATATGACTAGATATATGAAGAAATGAATGGGATAGTGCATGTACTGTAATGACTAGTACAGAGATAATCCCCATAGTACCTGAAACTGATCTTCAAATGTAACTAGAATGATATGGTACGTATGCTGGTTTTTAGAAGTCATTAATGATTTTCTATGCTTAACTTAATTTTCAGGGATGCTCAGTATGTTCTCAAAAATTGAAATTGCTGTTAATTTTGAGGATTCTAAAACTGATAATgtgttccttttattttaatcataTACTTATTTTAGGTGTGAATATTAGAATGTTGATTGCCTTTAAGCACTTGAATTTAGAATTGCCTAGAACTACTTGTCTTGATTGTCTGATTTGTTTACATAAAATGCTAGCTCTGCTTCTAGGACAGAATAACAGCAAAAGCTATcctgtatttatataaaaagtCCTTAATGGGACTTTGGACAGAATTTAAACATACAAGTAGAATAGAAGGTTATTAAGCATATTTAATTGTAATTGATGGGTAATAGACCCTGCTAtgttcaaaaaaataaatggtctTGTTAGTTTGCATAAGGGGCTGGGAAATATTTAATCAGAGTGCACTTCCTTGGAGAACAAAATCAGCATTATTACCAAAGCAAACTTTTCCTGTGATCAGTCTTAATTTGATAACGAGTGGCCAGTGGCAGTAAGTTGCTGTCCTCTAGAGTTAACTATATATTATATTGAAAATGGTGAAAGATTAAGGGAAAgtgagcattttttttaatttttttttttttttttttttttttgctgcataCATAAATGTAACatgttttcaaaggaaaatgaaggctAGTCCTGAGTGTAAAATATATGACTAATGTCTAGGCATATGCACTGCCACAATATTAATAtctttaaataatgtttttactttaaaactttAGTAGGcaaattaaaattcagttaGTAAAATCCATCTAAAGCATGGTAGTTTAATTTAAGGGAAGGTTGTACTCTTCAGTGAAGACAGTTGATGGAATTGATACAGCTACTGCAATCACCATAAGTTGATGCAAAATCTTATGAAGTACTGTGGTTTGCAAAGTCTTTGTCAGGGTAGTAATTTGCTTTACAAAAAGCTGGGTAGAATAACACTTGCACTTCACTTGCAGGATTCTCATACAGGCTTGGACTCATGGAACACTTTAAAATATCCTCTCAAGAAAGCATTAATTTTGCTGAGGACTATATTAAACTAAATGAACATGTGGTGTGTTTTAAGCATGTTTCTGATCCATAGATAGTAGCTGTAGGTAcacatttatattaatttccttttaaagaaattgGTTTACACATACAAGGCTATggggaataaaagggaaaaaatgtataTGTACATGAACTCCAGTTTGAGATGTACATGTCACATAAtctatatattttcttctctcccagcttCAAAGGAATATTTTGGCATCTAATCCCAGAGTCACAAGATTCCATATTAATTGGGAGGACAACACTGAAAAACTGGAAGATGCAGAGAGCAGTAACCCAAATCTACAGTCACTGCTTTCTACAGATGCGTTACCTTCAGCATCAAAGGGGTGGTCAACGTCAGAGAATTCATTAAATGTTATGTTAGAATCTCATATGGACTGCATGTGACCAACCACCATCGTTTTGGTACTGTACATGTgttaaactgtaaaaataaccAGAACTATTTCCCTCAAATTCCATAAGTACATAGTTGACAAGCAATGTGAAGAACTTGttttgaaacatcctgtagaaagtttataaaaaaaaaaaaaatccaaaaaacccaacaaacagtATTTGAGCAAATTGTGGAATATAAATACAACTATTTTTAAGtaattgccttttttctttaatgtgttATTCTG is a window of Columba livia isolate bColLiv1 breed racing homer chromosome 3, bColLiv1.pat.W.v2, whole genome shotgun sequence DNA encoding:
- the ASF1A gene encoding histone chaperone ASF1A isoform X2, which encodes MAKVQVNNVVVLDNPSPFYNPFQFEITFECIEDLSEDLEWKIIYVGSAESEEYDQVLDSVLVGPVPAGRHMFVFQADAPNPGLIPDADAVGVTVVLITCTYRGQEFIRVGYYVNNEYTETELRENPPVKPDFSKLQRNILASNPRVTRFHINWEDNTEKLEDAESSNPNLQSLLSTDALPSASKGWSTSENSLNVMLESHMDCM